The following coding sequences are from one Luteolibacter arcticus window:
- the pheT gene encoding phenylalanine--tRNA ligase subunit beta, with the protein MNVSLNWLATHVDLKGKTPEELDRLLTFAGVEVEGIEVKGVASDKIVVAQIMEAVQHPDAEKLKVTQVDAGEGQLRQIVCGAKNYKVGDKVPCCLPGAVLPGGFTIGEAKMRGVESKGMLASASEIGLVDAEDGLMILPPDSPIGKPVKELFHGDVLLEVEVTPNRPDLLSHHGMAREMATLLEVPLKPLEIPVRESFVADGVKIEAPDACPFYTAVRISGVKIGPSPAWLVERLESIGLRPINNVVDITNFVLHELGQPLHAFDAAKVSGALVIRTAKDGEEFLALDGQTYPLLADDCVISDEAGNALALGGVMGGADSGVAEATTDILLESAYFTPSRIRRTSRRTALSSDSSYRFERGVNPDGVLAGSALAIKLIMEIAGGTAEAMTIKAGEAPVLTQPVALDLAKLDQLTGASIPHDEAATILTRLGLSKNADGSWRVPSFRADLQRHIDLVEEIVRVKGLDAVPSRLRGTFVPSSAVDAAYDADMRLRERLAGLGFHECQTIKLISDVQVTDALTLKPLQPGDTIRVSLPLSEDHAVMRPSLTPGLVASAERNVRQGNKALRFFELGRVFRNAGGGKAKDLESDSLGLLLSGHASPASWAHPEAAADLYDLKAVIAALVPTASLQLLPRAREGFALAADIQADGQNLGTFAMLLPSRQRELDAPTPVFVAELDLSKLRKFVAGSREIAELPQFPGSSRDLALEAPAVLANAEIERVLAKVKEPLLTGFECFDVFRDESGQKLAVDRKSIAYRMHYRASDRTLKAEEIDAAHKIVVTALTGGLPVSQR; encoded by the coding sequence ATGAATGTTTCGCTCAACTGGCTCGCGACACACGTCGATTTGAAAGGAAAGACCCCTGAGGAGTTGGACCGTCTTCTGACTTTCGCCGGTGTGGAAGTCGAAGGGATCGAGGTGAAGGGTGTCGCTTCGGACAAGATCGTGGTCGCACAGATCATGGAGGCCGTGCAGCACCCGGATGCCGAGAAGCTGAAGGTGACGCAGGTGGATGCCGGTGAGGGCCAGCTCCGCCAGATCGTCTGCGGCGCGAAGAACTACAAGGTCGGCGACAAGGTGCCTTGCTGTCTTCCCGGGGCGGTGCTGCCGGGTGGCTTCACGATTGGTGAAGCGAAGATGCGCGGCGTGGAGTCGAAGGGCATGCTCGCTTCCGCTTCGGAGATCGGCCTCGTGGATGCCGAGGACGGACTGATGATTTTGCCGCCGGATTCTCCCATCGGGAAGCCCGTGAAGGAACTCTTTCACGGCGATGTTTTGCTGGAAGTCGAGGTGACACCGAATCGTCCGGACCTGCTCAGCCATCATGGCATGGCACGGGAAATGGCGACGCTGTTAGAAGTGCCGCTGAAGCCGCTTGAGATCCCGGTGCGCGAGAGTTTCGTCGCGGATGGCGTGAAGATCGAGGCCCCGGACGCGTGCCCGTTCTACACCGCGGTTCGCATTTCTGGCGTGAAGATCGGCCCGAGCCCTGCGTGGCTGGTTGAACGACTCGAGTCGATCGGACTGCGGCCCATCAACAACGTGGTCGATATCACCAACTTCGTGCTGCACGAGCTTGGACAGCCGCTGCATGCCTTCGATGCCGCGAAGGTTTCCGGTGCGCTGGTGATTCGCACTGCAAAGGATGGCGAAGAATTTCTCGCGCTCGACGGGCAGACCTATCCGCTGCTCGCCGATGACTGCGTGATTTCCGATGAAGCGGGCAACGCCCTCGCCCTCGGTGGCGTGATGGGCGGCGCGGACAGCGGCGTGGCCGAGGCGACCACGGACATTCTACTGGAGTCGGCGTACTTCACGCCGTCGCGCATCCGGCGCACTTCGCGGCGCACGGCGCTATCCTCGGATTCATCGTATCGCTTCGAGCGCGGTGTGAATCCGGATGGCGTGCTCGCGGGCTCGGCGTTGGCAATCAAGCTGATCATGGAGATCGCGGGCGGCACTGCCGAAGCGATGACCATCAAGGCCGGTGAGGCACCCGTGCTCACGCAACCGGTGGCGCTCGATCTGGCCAAGCTCGACCAACTCACGGGTGCGAGCATTCCTCACGACGAGGCCGCGACCATCCTCACCCGCCTCGGTCTTTCGAAGAACGCGGATGGCTCTTGGCGCGTTCCTTCGTTCCGCGCCGACTTGCAGCGCCATATCGATCTCGTTGAGGAAATCGTCCGCGTGAAGGGCCTCGATGCGGTGCCGTCGCGCCTGCGCGGAACCTTCGTGCCATCGAGCGCGGTGGATGCCGCTTACGATGCCGACATGCGCTTGCGCGAGCGACTTGCGGGCCTCGGCTTCCACGAGTGCCAGACGATCAAGCTGATCTCCGATGTTCAGGTGACCGATGCGCTGACGCTGAAGCCGCTGCAGCCGGGCGACACGATCCGCGTGAGCCTGCCGCTCAGCGAGGACCACGCGGTGATGCGCCCGAGCTTGACCCCGGGGCTCGTCGCTTCTGCTGAACGCAACGTGCGCCAGGGGAACAAGGCGCTGCGTTTCTTCGAGCTCGGCCGCGTCTTCCGCAATGCAGGCGGGGGCAAGGCAAAGGATCTCGAGAGCGATTCGCTCGGCCTGCTGCTATCCGGCCATGCCTCGCCTGCGAGCTGGGCGCATCCCGAGGCGGCTGCCGATCTCTACGACCTGAAGGCGGTCATCGCTGCGCTGGTGCCGACGGCTTCCTTGCAGCTTTTGCCGCGCGCCCGTGAAGGCTTCGCGCTTGCCGCGGACATTCAGGCGGATGGCCAGAACCTCGGCACGTTCGCGATGCTGTTGCCCTCGCGCCAACGCGAGCTCGATGCTCCCACTCCGGTGTTCGTGGCCGAGCTTGATCTGTCGAAGCTGCGGAAGTTTGTCGCGGGAAGCCGCGAGATTGCCGAGCTGCCGCAGTTCCCGGGATCCTCGCGGGACCTTGCGTTGGAGGCACCGGCCGTGCTGGCGAATGCCGAGATCGAGCGCGTGCTGGCGAAGGTGAAGGAGCCGTTGCTGACGGGCTTCGAATGCTTCGACGTGTTCCGCGATGAAAGCGGGCAGAAGCTTGCTGTCGATCGCAAGTCGATCGCCTATCGCATGCACTATCGTGCGTCGGACCGCACGTTAAAGGCGGAAGAGATCGATGCTGCGCACAAGATCGTCGTCACGGCGTTGACCGGGGGACTGCCGGTGAGCCAGCGATAG
- a CDS encoding tetratricopeptide repeat protein, whose amino-acid sequence MKPHFLLAAMVCASAALAHEHHDKQPTVAVSPEIERLTKLANLKGAGAQAWVKLGDALMQEARNSVAHDFAAAEAAYQKALGMQPESIDAMAGMAWVENSEHDFTAGKKWAEKVLAKDPQHVDAHALIGDGAVELGNYDEAFEHYEAALATRADLSTLSRASHLLWVTGKGTQAMAMMQRAIDSGGPYPENAAWCRAELALMNFHSGALPSAEQLSTKALEAAPENPRVLVIAARISAAKQDYPKAIGHYEKSASITPNHDALAALVTLYQLTGDQEKAKKQIERVIAFHEVHEHDGHAHSHGSGNAQLARFLADLDRQPELALKEAQASYETYKNVGTTDTLAWCLLKAGKPEEAKRMIQRAMKWNTPDAEIWFHAGMIEQALKNPDAAKRHFSKALSMNPQFHPQHAKTAADLVSQPPST is encoded by the coding sequence ATGAAACCTCACTTCCTTCTCGCCGCCATGGTTTGCGCATCGGCGGCCCTCGCTCACGAGCATCATGATAAACAACCCACGGTGGCCGTCTCCCCGGAGATCGAGCGACTGACGAAGCTCGCGAATCTCAAGGGCGCCGGTGCGCAGGCTTGGGTGAAACTCGGTGACGCGCTGATGCAAGAGGCGCGCAATTCCGTGGCGCACGACTTTGCCGCCGCCGAAGCCGCCTACCAAAAAGCTCTCGGCATGCAGCCGGAATCTATCGACGCGATGGCCGGCATGGCCTGGGTGGAGAACTCCGAGCACGATTTCACCGCCGGCAAGAAGTGGGCGGAGAAGGTGCTCGCCAAGGATCCACAGCACGTCGATGCCCATGCCTTGATCGGCGATGGCGCGGTGGAACTCGGCAACTACGACGAAGCCTTCGAGCACTATGAAGCGGCACTCGCAACGCGGGCCGACCTTTCCACTCTCAGCCGCGCCTCGCATCTCTTGTGGGTGACAGGCAAGGGCACTCAGGCGATGGCGATGATGCAGCGGGCAATTGATTCCGGCGGGCCCTACCCTGAAAACGCCGCATGGTGCCGGGCGGAACTCGCGCTGATGAACTTCCACTCCGGCGCGTTGCCGTCGGCGGAGCAGCTTTCGACAAAGGCGCTGGAGGCCGCGCCGGAGAATCCACGAGTGCTGGTGATCGCCGCGCGCATCTCAGCGGCCAAGCAGGATTACCCGAAGGCCATCGGGCACTACGAGAAGTCTGCATCGATCACACCGAACCACGACGCACTCGCCGCCTTGGTCACCCTCTATCAGCTCACGGGAGATCAGGAGAAGGCAAAGAAGCAGATCGAACGCGTGATCGCCTTTCACGAGGTGCATGAGCACGATGGCCATGCTCATTCACACGGCAGCGGCAATGCCCAGCTCGCGCGTTTCCTTGCCGACCTGGATCGCCAACCGGAACTGGCGCTGAAGGAAGCGCAGGCTTCCTACGAGACCTACAAGAACGTTGGCACCACCGACACTCTCGCCTGGTGCCTCCTGAAAGCCGGCAAGCCGGAGGAGGCCAAGCGAATGATCCAGCGCGCGATGAAATGGAACACGCCCGACGCCGAGATCTGGTTCCACGCCGGGATGATCGAGCAAGCACTCAAGAACCCCGACGCCGCCAAGCGCCATTTCAGCAAGGCGCTCAGCATGAATCCGCAGTTCCATCCGCAGCATGCGAAGACGGCTGCGGATCTGGTCTCGCAGCCGCCGTCGACTTGA
- a CDS encoding DUF4331 domain-containing protein: MKTIPLRSLWRITPVFCTALACPIVAHASSHSDAPLIKQDPQANLTDLYAFIGTKYDNPAVKVLNVLVSVRPFSEPGDGVIYERFADNARYSIHLTNPVTGQETRRFDFVFSKITDVKNPDTILSYGRGTEVGPITTIGDGKQNFTQTYVFTESAMKGKSKVLKEQFESADLPVSPPNVGARTTPAYNGPDGKAVSGAVDFAGLDSLTKQAVTQLGNGIVAWAGPREDGFYADTPGIFDFLDPRIIGNDSGNGLGQDGGGVDGFKGFNVLSYAIQIPLTQLEAVAFTNPFLGAQSGVGVYASVSRQAMTMLSAKKDPKHSGKWVQVNRLGNPLFNEVLVALRGKDVYNRTSPVNDATAFKTYAENPEVAFLINAVLFADPEGDGPLATTGRTDLAAVFIPDVLRVDTTTDPVKLPGQAGFNRLSVIGGDTGGWPNGRRVGDDVVDIALSAVASGPAYTSITVVGDNVSANDQIYNQVFPYLATPHAGPAVDQRQAPSDD, encoded by the coding sequence ATGAAGACCATTCCATTGCGTTCCCTATGGCGCATCACGCCTGTTTTCTGCACGGCCCTTGCCTGCCCGATCGTCGCCCACGCCTCCAGCCACAGCGACGCCCCGCTCATCAAACAGGACCCCCAGGCCAACCTGACCGACCTGTACGCCTTCATCGGCACGAAGTATGACAACCCGGCAGTGAAAGTGCTCAACGTCCTCGTTTCCGTCCGCCCCTTCTCGGAGCCCGGTGACGGCGTGATCTATGAGCGCTTCGCCGATAACGCCCGCTACAGCATTCACCTCACCAATCCCGTCACCGGGCAGGAGACGCGGCGCTTCGACTTCGTCTTCTCGAAGATCACCGACGTCAAAAACCCGGATACGATCCTGTCCTACGGCCGCGGCACCGAAGTCGGCCCCATCACCACGATCGGCGACGGAAAGCAGAACTTCACGCAGACCTACGTCTTCACCGAAAGCGCGATGAAGGGGAAATCGAAGGTCCTGAAAGAGCAGTTCGAGTCCGCCGACCTGCCCGTGTCGCCACCCAATGTCGGCGCGCGCACCACGCCGGCCTACAACGGTCCCGACGGGAAGGCCGTCTCCGGAGCCGTCGATTTCGCCGGGCTCGATTCATTGACCAAGCAGGCCGTCACCCAGCTGGGCAATGGCATTGTCGCCTGGGCCGGCCCTCGCGAAGACGGCTTCTACGCCGACACCCCCGGCATCTTCGACTTCCTCGACCCGCGCATCATCGGGAACGACAGCGGTAACGGCCTCGGCCAGGATGGCGGCGGCGTTGACGGCTTCAAGGGCTTCAACGTCCTCAGCTACGCGATCCAGATCCCGCTGACGCAGTTGGAGGCCGTGGCCTTCACCAATCCTTTCCTCGGCGCGCAGTCTGGAGTGGGGGTTTATGCCTCGGTCAGTCGCCAGGCGATGACCATGCTCAGCGCGAAAAAGGACCCCAAGCACTCCGGCAAGTGGGTGCAGGTGAATCGCCTTGGCAATCCGCTCTTCAATGAAGTGCTCGTCGCCCTGCGCGGCAAGGACGTCTACAACCGCACCTCGCCCGTGAACGATGCCACCGCCTTCAAGACCTACGCGGAGAACCCCGAGGTCGCCTTCCTGATCAATGCCGTGCTCTTCGCCGACCCTGAAGGTGATGGACCGCTCGCCACCACCGGTCGCACCGACCTCGCGGCGGTCTTCATTCCGGATGTGCTGCGCGTCGATACCACCACAGATCCAGTGAAGCTGCCCGGACAAGCCGGCTTCAATCGCCTCAGCGTCATCGGCGGCGATACCGGTGGTTGGCCGAATGGTCGCCGCGTCGGCGACGACGTGGTGGACATCGCGCTCTCCGCCGTCGCCAGCGGACCGGCCTACACCTCGATCACCGTGGTCGGCGACAATGTCTCGGCGAATGACCAGATCTACAATCAGGTCTTCCCTTACCTCGCCACGCCTCACGCCGGCCCGGCAGTGGATCAGCGCCAAGCTCCATCCGACGACTGA